One Mycolicibacterium fortuitum subsp. fortuitum genomic window carries:
- a CDS encoding TetR/AcrR family transcriptional regulator: MTATSSAAGKPVETRVRLLESATDLFSRQGFGATGIKAVLAAAEAPYGSLYHFFPGGKQELGAAALTYGGERYRELLESVYPQEADVVEATAASFRQAADLLEETDYGYACPIATIALEVANNDDLMRTAAAEAFESWLTVLQGRFAAAGMTDERARDVAVEIFCLIEGAVLLSRTTRSSVPMHTAGKAAANAVAAGLAAAPKGRTGRGKGARTAR, translated from the coding sequence GTGACTGCCACTTCCTCAGCCGCCGGCAAGCCCGTCGAGACGCGAGTTCGCCTCTTGGAGTCCGCGACAGATCTGTTCAGTCGGCAGGGCTTCGGGGCGACTGGTATCAAGGCCGTCCTCGCGGCGGCCGAGGCACCTTACGGTTCGCTGTACCACTTCTTCCCCGGCGGTAAGCAGGAGTTGGGTGCCGCCGCGCTCACCTATGGCGGTGAGCGTTATCGCGAATTGCTCGAGTCGGTGTACCCGCAGGAAGCCGACGTTGTCGAGGCGACGGCGGCTTCGTTCCGGCAGGCGGCCGACCTTCTCGAAGAGACCGACTACGGCTACGCCTGCCCGATTGCCACGATCGCACTGGAAGTGGCGAACAACGACGATTTGATGCGGACCGCTGCCGCCGAGGCATTCGAGTCGTGGCTGACCGTGCTGCAGGGGCGTTTCGCCGCCGCCGGCATGACCGACGAGCGTGCTCGTGATGTCGCGGTGGAGATCTTCTGCCTCATCGAGGGTGCAGTCCTGCTGTCGCGCACTACCCGGTCCTCCGTGCCGATGCACACGGCCGGAAAGGCGGCGGCCAACGCCGTTGCCGCCGGTCTGGCCGCCGCGCCGAAGGGGCGCACCGGTCGCGGCAAGGGCGCACGCACCGCTCGCTGA
- a CDS encoding NIPSNAP family protein — protein MADTRVFELRTYEAVPGKIDALVARIGDHAAALFEKHGMTNIGFWVQTDEEGKATDTLTYIVAHASREAAAKSWESFWADPEWQAARANGEQVTAGATSVFIEPTAYSKIR, from the coding sequence ATGGCTGACACACGTGTTTTTGAACTTCGTACGTACGAAGCGGTGCCGGGTAAGATCGATGCGCTCGTGGCCCGCATTGGTGATCACGCCGCGGCGCTGTTCGAGAAGCACGGCATGACCAATATCGGCTTCTGGGTGCAAACCGACGAAGAGGGCAAGGCCACCGACACCCTCACCTACATCGTGGCTCACGCGAGCCGTGAAGCCGCGGCCAAGTCGTGGGAGTCCTTCTGGGCCGATCCTGAATGGCAGGCGGCGAGGGCCAACGGCGAACAGGTCACCGCCGGCGCCACGTCGGTGTTCATCGAACCCACTGCGTACTCCAAAATCCGTTGA
- a CDS encoding lipocalin-like domain-containing protein, with protein sequence MNREPAARFETDVSIGERGVIRDRIVGAWELVEYSMISTEGDIHHSLGPDARGLILYTADGFMSAQLMNPDRPRFRSRRVHGGEPHELSAAAAGYLAYAGPYRIDEAQSVVYHGMSVALFPNWVGEEGARWVRFDGDRMTLTARQQVFDNRTWKPIVVWRRAEVPVAPEA encoded by the coding sequence ATGAACCGAGAGCCTGCGGCTCGATTCGAGACGGATGTGAGTATCGGCGAGCGCGGGGTGATCCGGGACAGGATCGTCGGGGCCTGGGAACTTGTCGAATATTCCATGATCTCAACCGAGGGGGACATTCACCATTCACTCGGCCCCGACGCTCGGGGGCTGATCCTCTATACAGCCGACGGATTCATGTCGGCGCAACTCATGAATCCAGACCGTCCGCGATTCCGGTCACGCCGTGTCCACGGCGGCGAACCGCACGAACTGAGCGCTGCGGCTGCCGGATATCTTGCCTACGCGGGCCCGTATCGCATCGATGAGGCACAGAGTGTTGTGTACCACGGGATGTCGGTGGCGCTGTTCCCGAACTGGGTCGGCGAGGAGGGGGCGCGGTGGGTCCGATTCGATGGTGATCGGATGACACTGACGGCACGACAGCAGGTCTTTGACAACCGCACCTGGAAGCCGATTGTGGTCTGGCGTCGGGCCGAAGTTCCGGTCGCGCCCGAAGCCTAG
- a CDS encoding LLM class F420-dependent oxidoreductase, which produces MALAVTDAGQVFAPSLGPLGIWSYHLDVQPMARAQHAVAELDDLGFGALWIPEAVTREPFANAALLLGATARLTVATGVASLHARTAMTMNAGWQTLSEAFPGRFLLGLGVSHQATVDVAHQGQYGTKPYSTMVDYLDTMDAGEFWGAPPPVAPQRVLAALGPRMLRLASQRGAGAHTYFVPVEHTAVAREALGDALLAPELTVVFEKDPAVARQIARQFMSRFLTLPNYANNLRRLGWDDDDLSGGGSDRLVDAIVAWGSLDQIAARVQEHLDAGADHVCVQVQTGDRRQLPVAEWRELASIIPTLRARPTVA; this is translated from the coding sequence GTGGCTCTTGCCGTGACCGATGCCGGCCAGGTATTCGCACCAAGCCTCGGCCCGCTCGGAATCTGGTCGTACCACCTCGATGTCCAGCCGATGGCCCGTGCGCAGCACGCCGTTGCCGAGCTCGATGATCTCGGCTTTGGTGCGCTGTGGATACCGGAGGCTGTGACTCGAGAACCGTTCGCCAATGCTGCGCTGTTGCTGGGGGCCACCGCCCGTTTGACGGTGGCCACCGGCGTGGCCAGCCTGCATGCGCGTACCGCGATGACCATGAACGCAGGATGGCAAACGCTCAGCGAGGCGTTCCCCGGACGGTTCCTGTTGGGCCTGGGGGTGAGTCATCAGGCTACGGTCGACGTGGCCCACCAAGGTCAGTACGGAACCAAGCCTTACAGCACGATGGTCGACTACCTCGACACCATGGACGCCGGCGAATTCTGGGGAGCCCCACCGCCTGTCGCGCCCCAGAGGGTGCTGGCAGCGCTGGGGCCCCGGATGCTGCGGCTGGCCTCCCAACGTGGCGCCGGCGCACATACTTACTTCGTGCCCGTCGAGCACACTGCGGTGGCTCGCGAGGCGTTGGGCGATGCGCTGCTGGCGCCCGAGCTGACCGTAGTGTTCGAGAAGGACCCCGCCGTGGCGCGTCAGATCGCCCGCCAGTTCATGAGTCGTTTTCTCACCTTGCCGAACTACGCCAACAACCTTCGGCGTTTGGGCTGGGACGACGACGATCTGAGCGGGGGCGGAAGTGACCGCCTCGTCGATGCGATCGTCGCCTGGGGTTCCCTCGATCAGATCGCGGCCCGGGTGCAAGAACACCTCGATGCCGGTGCCGACCACGTGTGCGTGCAGGTGCAGACCGGGGACCGGCGTCAACTGCCGGTGGCCGAGTGGCGCGAACTCGCATCGATCATCCCGACGCTTCGCGCCAGACCGACTGTCGCCTAA
- a CDS encoding DoxX family protein produces MQVAVVVVSIALAALFGIAGFVNILYLEKARHESEHLQISPRLSRFVGMCQLTGAIGLSAGLFWPVLGAAAAVGLMLLMVGAVVVHRRVGDSARAALPAVVVCGVAGLVVAGQLILLVG; encoded by the coding sequence ATGCAGGTTGCGGTAGTGGTGGTTTCGATAGCGTTGGCAGCACTTTTCGGCATCGCGGGCTTCGTCAACATCCTCTACCTGGAGAAGGCCCGTCACGAAAGTGAGCATTTGCAGATTTCGCCACGACTGAGCCGATTCGTCGGAATGTGTCAGCTGACTGGCGCGATCGGATTGAGCGCGGGCTTGTTCTGGCCGGTGCTGGGTGCTGCTGCGGCGGTGGGGCTCATGTTGCTGATGGTCGGAGCTGTGGTCGTTCATCGGCGCGTCGGCGATTCCGCCAGAGCGGCGCTGCCGGCGGTGGTGGTATGCGGCGTGGCCGGCCTGGTCGTCGCCGGCCAGCTCATTCTGCTGGTGGGCTGA
- a CDS encoding flavin reductase family protein — MITVDSVAADPSLLRRAFGCFPSGVTAVCALVDDLPVGMAASSFTSVSIDPPLVSVCFQASSTTWQRLREQPRLGISVLAQGQDDICMRLAQSTTERFADVAWDQTDGGAVFVRGATAWLECSVYGDIPAGDHAVALLEIRGLQANPQAAPLVFHGSRFRRLAGIAFGGDVADFVDPE; from the coding sequence ATGATCACCGTCGATTCCGTGGCCGCCGATCCCAGCCTCCTGCGAAGGGCCTTCGGATGCTTTCCGTCCGGGGTCACCGCCGTGTGCGCCCTGGTCGACGACCTGCCCGTCGGCATGGCCGCCAGCTCGTTCACTTCCGTGTCGATCGACCCGCCGTTGGTCTCGGTGTGCTTCCAGGCGTCGTCGACCACCTGGCAGCGGCTGCGTGAGCAGCCCCGCCTTGGTATCAGCGTGCTGGCCCAGGGGCAAGACGACATCTGTATGCGCCTGGCCCAGTCGACCACAGAACGCTTCGCCGACGTCGCCTGGGACCAGACCGACGGCGGGGCCGTGTTCGTCCGCGGCGCCACTGCGTGGCTGGAATGCTCGGTGTACGGCGATATTCCGGCGGGCGACCATGCCGTCGCACTGCTGGAGATCCGGGGCCTGCAGGCCAATCCCCAGGCCGCTCCGCTGGTCTTCCACGGCAGCCGGTTCCGCCGCCTTGCGGGGATCGCGTTCGGCGGGGACGTGGCCGACTTCGTCGACCCCGAATAG
- a CDS encoding PPOX class F420-dependent oxidoreductase, with protein sequence MQFIPASHSDLAEAPLVASLSTVGADGTPQVTAIWYVIESGTVRISLVRTRQKYKNLIAHPQATLFIIDPENPFRTLEIRGTVQVDEDSGLELFDRVFRHYGADPATAAAAREGRVAVTLVPTRVVAQG encoded by the coding sequence ATGCAGTTCATCCCCGCATCCCACAGCGACCTTGCCGAGGCGCCACTGGTCGCGTCGCTGTCCACCGTCGGCGCCGACGGCACTCCCCAGGTGACCGCGATCTGGTATGTGATCGAAAGCGGTACCGTGCGAATCTCGCTGGTCCGGACCCGGCAGAAGTACAAGAACCTCATCGCACATCCGCAGGCGACGTTGTTCATCATCGATCCGGAAAACCCGTTCCGGACACTGGAGATCCGCGGAACGGTGCAGGTTGACGAGGACTCCGGCCTCGAACTCTTCGACCGGGTTTTCCGGCACTATGGCGCGGACCCCGCTACTGCCGCCGCAGCCCGAGAAGGCCGTGTCGCAGTGACCTTGGTTCCCACCCGTGTGGTGGCGCAGGGCTGA
- a CDS encoding VOC family protein, which yields MIKIDRIAHVVIKVRDMEKSLDFYTRVLGLKVMGEIPPVVKFLSTGRDHHELGIAEVGADAVPVGPFHQLGMEHFSFRLANDDDLREAYDTLLRENVKIAYTVNHGVTKSVYFYDPDGNQLEVYSDNSPEEVATFENPYGGMEKLDFAQDQPSLMDSIIEAQQAMAAAAAAPEA from the coding sequence ATGATCAAGATCGACAGGATCGCGCACGTCGTCATCAAGGTCCGCGACATGGAGAAGTCGCTGGACTTCTACACGCGCGTGCTCGGACTGAAGGTGATGGGCGAAATTCCTCCGGTGGTCAAGTTTTTGTCCACCGGACGCGACCACCATGAGTTGGGCATCGCCGAAGTCGGCGCCGACGCCGTTCCCGTCGGGCCGTTCCACCAGCTCGGGATGGAACATTTCTCGTTCCGGCTGGCCAACGACGATGATCTGCGCGAGGCCTACGACACTCTGCTGCGCGAGAACGTCAAGATCGCCTACACCGTCAATCACGGCGTGACGAAGAGTGTGTACTTCTATGACCCCGACGGCAACCAGCTCGAGGTGTACTCCGACAATTCGCCGGAGGAGGTCGCGACCTTCGAGAATCCCTACGGCGGCATGGAGAAGCTCGACTTTGCCCAAGATCAGCCGTCGTTGATGGATTCGATCATCGAGGCGCAGCAGGCCATGGCCGCAGCGGCCGCAGCGCCCGAGGCCTGA
- a CDS encoding NAD(P)-dependent malic enzyme — protein MSESTVASSPERSSAERTPQVVIEDAEIFDAHEGGKLSVELKEPLDTQRALSIAYTPGVAQVSRAIATDHTLAAKYTWANRLVAVVSDGTAVLGLGDIGPAASLPVMEGKSALFKSFGGLNSIPIVLDTKDPDEIVETLIRLRPTFGAVNLEDISAPRLLEIERRGIEALDWALKLDDHHGTAIEVLGAFLGATTVLERDIHALKVVISGAGAAGVACANILLNKGITDVVVLDSQGIVHAGRDNLNSFKAELAGRTNPRKLTGGVAEALEGADVFLGVSAGVVPEELIATMAPDSIVFALSNPDPEIHPDAARKYAAVVATGRSDFPNQINNVLAFPGVFRGALDAGARRITEKMKVAAAEAIFSVVGEDLAVDHIVPSALDPRVGPAVAAAVAAAAAREM, from the coding sequence GTGTCGGAAAGTACTGTCGCCTCCTCGCCAGAGCGCTCGTCAGCGGAGCGCACCCCGCAAGTTGTGATCGAAGATGCTGAGATCTTCGATGCTCATGAGGGTGGAAAGCTCTCGGTGGAGTTGAAGGAGCCGCTGGATACTCAGCGTGCGCTGTCGATTGCGTATACCCCGGGGGTGGCCCAGGTCAGCCGGGCGATTGCCACTGATCACACGTTGGCGGCCAAGTACACGTGGGCCAATCGGTTGGTGGCGGTGGTCAGTGACGGTACTGCGGTGTTGGGTTTGGGGGATATCGGGCCGGCGGCGTCGTTGCCGGTGATGGAGGGCAAGAGTGCGTTGTTCAAGTCCTTTGGTGGGCTGAACTCGATTCCGATCGTGCTCGACACCAAGGATCCCGATGAGATCGTGGAGACGTTGATCCGGTTGCGTCCGACGTTCGGGGCGGTTAATCTGGAGGATATTTCGGCGCCGCGGTTGTTGGAGATCGAGCGTAGGGGTATCGAGGCGTTGGATTGGGCGTTGAAGCTTGACGATCATCACGGCACGGCCATTGAGGTGCTGGGGGCTTTTCTGGGGGCGACCACGGTGCTGGAGCGGGACATTCATGCGTTGAAGGTGGTGATTTCCGGTGCCGGGGCGGCGGGGGTGGCCTGTGCCAACATCTTGTTGAACAAGGGCATCACCGATGTGGTGGTGCTCGATTCCCAGGGCATCGTGCACGCGGGCCGCGACAACCTCAATTCGTTCAAGGCCGAGTTGGCGGGGCGGACCAACCCGCGCAAGCTCACCGGTGGGGTGGCCGAGGCGCTGGAGGGTGCCGATGTGTTTTTGGGGGTGTCGGCCGGTGTGGTGCCTGAGGAGCTGATCGCGACGATGGCGCCGGATTCGATCGTGTTCGCGTTGTCCAACCCGGACCCGGAGATTCATCCGGATGCCGCGCGTAAGTATGCGGCGGTGGTGGCGACCGGGCGTAGCGATTTCCCCAACCAGATCAACAATGTGTTGGCTTTCCCCGGGGTGTTCCGCGGGGCGTTGGATGCCGGGGCGCGCCGGATCACCGAGAAGATGAAGGTCGCTGCGGCCGAGGCGATCTTCTCGGTCGTCGGTGAGGACCTGGCCGTCGACCACATCGTGCCCAGCGCGCTGGACCCCCGCGTCGGCCCCGCCGTCGCCGCCGCCGTCGCCGCAGCAGCGGCCCGCGAGATGTAG
- a CDS encoding SDR family NAD(P)-dependent oxidoreductase, which produces MSSLFDLTGHVALVTGANSGIGLGMAHGLAQSGADVCIWGTNVERNKSAAEELAKHGTRVHAVRCDVGDEEAVTAAFAETLEYFGRVDSCFANAGVRAPETPFLKATLAEFQGVTRVNLDGAFLTLRAAAQHMVERGGGGVLVGTSSVSAHHGTPRGQAYAASKAGLAAMMRSCAIELARYQINAHSMVVGWTETPLISRELSNPTFEENVMKRMPQRRWGEPSDFARTAVYLASGIGGFQTGDEIVVDGGYMVF; this is translated from the coding sequence ATGTCTTCCCTCTTCGATCTCACCGGACACGTCGCGCTGGTCACCGGAGCCAATTCCGGCATCGGCTTGGGCATGGCGCACGGCCTGGCACAAAGCGGTGCCGACGTTTGCATTTGGGGCACCAACGTCGAGCGCAACAAGTCCGCCGCCGAAGAACTGGCCAAACACGGCACCCGGGTGCACGCCGTACGGTGCGATGTGGGCGACGAGGAGGCGGTGACCGCAGCCTTCGCCGAGACGCTCGAATACTTCGGCCGAGTCGACTCGTGCTTCGCCAACGCCGGCGTCCGGGCGCCCGAAACGCCCTTCCTGAAAGCGACTCTCGCTGAGTTCCAGGGTGTCACGAGGGTGAACCTCGACGGTGCATTCCTGACGCTACGCGCCGCAGCGCAACACATGGTCGAGCGCGGCGGCGGCGGCGTGCTGGTGGGTACGTCGAGCGTCTCCGCACACCACGGAACGCCACGCGGCCAGGCCTACGCGGCGAGCAAGGCCGGCCTGGCGGCGATGATGCGCAGCTGCGCCATAGAGTTGGCGCGATACCAGATCAACGCGCACTCGATGGTGGTCGGATGGACCGAAACGCCGCTCATTTCAAGGGAACTGAGCAATCCGACATTCGAAGAGAACGTGATGAAGCGGATGCCGCAGCGGCGATGGGGCGAGCCCAGCGACTTCGCCCGCACCGCCGTCTATCTGGCCAGCGGTATCGGCGGATTCCAGACAGGTGACGAAATCGTCGTCGACGGCGGGTACATGGTTTTCTGA
- a CDS encoding NADP-dependent oxidoreductase, producing the protein MARMNQGWVLKQRPEHEVRSSDLELVETPVAPLGPGQILVKNIYLSIDPTNRVWLSSRDQYLPPVGIGDVVRGVTIGIVEDSSSERFSPGETVLLGQGGWQRYSTYDASAASRIRRRENIPLTASLSVLGTTGLTAYTGFLDICRPNPGETLVVSAAAGAVGSIVGQIAKIKGCRVIGIAGGPDKCKWISDELGFDGAIDYKSEDVGEALDRLCPDGVDMDFENVGGAIMDAVYSRMNVNGRMAVCGLISAYNSDGPMAGPTDFGRVLMNRLTIQGFVILDHFSRAREAYGDLAAWIQSGQLRWKDHVIAGLDSAPEAMNRLFTGDHDGKLMVQIADEPSSVSGAGR; encoded by the coding sequence ATGGCGCGGATGAATCAGGGCTGGGTACTCAAGCAACGACCCGAACACGAAGTTCGGAGCTCAGACCTTGAGCTAGTCGAAACACCGGTCGCACCATTGGGTCCCGGTCAGATCCTGGTGAAGAACATCTATCTGTCGATCGATCCGACCAACCGGGTATGGCTGAGCAGCCGGGATCAATATCTACCGCCGGTCGGTATCGGCGATGTCGTACGTGGCGTGACGATCGGCATCGTCGAGGACAGTTCGTCTGAGCGTTTCTCACCCGGGGAGACCGTGCTGCTCGGCCAGGGCGGCTGGCAGCGGTACTCGACCTATGACGCCTCGGCGGCCAGCCGGATCCGGCGGCGGGAGAACATCCCGCTGACCGCTTCGTTGTCGGTCCTGGGTACCACCGGACTGACCGCCTACACCGGCTTTCTTGACATATGCCGTCCCAATCCCGGCGAGACGCTCGTGGTTTCCGCGGCCGCCGGCGCGGTCGGATCGATCGTGGGCCAGATCGCGAAGATCAAGGGCTGCAGAGTGATCGGCATCGCCGGCGGTCCCGACAAGTGCAAGTGGATCAGCGACGAACTGGGATTCGACGGTGCCATCGACTACAAGTCCGAGGATGTCGGAGAGGCGCTGGACCGGTTGTGCCCGGACGGCGTGGACATGGACTTCGAGAATGTCGGCGGGGCGATCATGGACGCCGTTTACTCGAGGATGAACGTCAATGGTCGGATGGCGGTATGTGGACTGATCTCGGCTTACAACTCCGACGGTCCGATGGCCGGACCGACAGATTTCGGCCGCGTGCTGATGAACCGGCTGACGATCCAGGGCTTCGTCATCCTTGATCACTTCTCCCGCGCACGCGAAGCCTATGGCGACCTTGCGGCCTGGATTCAATCCGGACAGTTGCGCTGGAAGGACCACGTCATTGCGGGCCTGGATTCCGCGCCGGAGGCCATGAACCGGCTCTTCACCGGCGACCACGACGGAAAGCTCATGGTGCAGATCGCCGACGAACCTTCTTCTGTGAGCGGAGCGGGCCGATGA
- a CDS encoding SDR family NAD(P)-dependent oxidoreductase, which produces MGWPAGEAAFVTGAASGIGLGIARALVAAGAKVALADIDAERLDEVAGELARAGGVVRTVELDVSDAGQWEAAANSAEEALGPISILCNNAGVNGGGAIDETPLEVWRWVQQINVDAQFIGVSTFLPRFKSRGGRAHIVNTASMAGLAPMASVGAYVSSKFASVGFTLVLREELRGSDIGVSLLCPGVVATRLALTAETGQAKLLGREPNMAVAEQNRALQAQGADPDRVGEQVVAAIGDNQFWIVTHGDWKPLVVGWHHEIESVLTEFDGRYGPDVTVQMMLGGVNPVTS; this is translated from the coding sequence ATGGGTTGGCCCGCAGGGGAAGCGGCGTTCGTGACGGGTGCCGCGTCAGGCATCGGACTCGGTATCGCCCGCGCGCTGGTGGCGGCGGGGGCAAAGGTCGCACTCGCGGATATCGACGCCGAGCGGCTGGATGAGGTCGCCGGCGAACTGGCCAGGGCCGGGGGAGTCGTCAGGACCGTGGAACTTGATGTCAGCGACGCGGGCCAGTGGGAGGCCGCCGCGAACAGCGCCGAGGAAGCGCTCGGTCCGATCTCGATCCTGTGCAACAACGCCGGCGTCAACGGTGGTGGCGCGATCGATGAGACACCGTTGGAAGTCTGGCGCTGGGTGCAGCAGATCAACGTTGACGCCCAGTTCATCGGTGTCTCGACATTTCTGCCGCGGTTCAAGAGCCGTGGCGGGCGCGCGCACATCGTGAACACCGCCTCGATGGCGGGCCTGGCGCCGATGGCCAGTGTCGGCGCCTACGTTTCATCAAAGTTCGCCAGCGTGGGATTCACTCTGGTGCTGCGGGAGGAGCTGCGCGGCAGCGATATTGGCGTCTCGCTGCTGTGCCCTGGTGTGGTGGCCACCCGGCTGGCCTTGACCGCCGAGACGGGCCAGGCGAAACTTCTCGGTCGGGAACCCAACATGGCGGTCGCGGAGCAGAACCGGGCCCTGCAGGCCCAAGGAGCAGACCCCGATCGAGTGGGGGAGCAGGTGGTCGCCGCCATCGGCGACAACCAGTTCTGGATCGTCACCCATGGCGATTGGAAGCCCCTCGTTGTCGGCTGGCACCACGAGATCGAGAGCGTACTCACGGAATTCGACGGTCGGTACGGTCCCGACGTGACAGTGCAGATGATGCTCGGCGGAGTGAACCCGGTGACGTCCTGA
- a CDS encoding amidohydrolase family protein, which translates to MKLLAHDVDAHEMIPSTRLGDYFGQAGRIMGAVFEAADRLRPDPTDTNMHVEVDDTMEITDENVWKVKGPKAPSAIDLNRRVEVLDAMGIEKQLVFPTTAIAAMMVGGMTDFGFEQRFGNDTSMFEGITRPEFAAMFVRAYNDWAIENATLHDGRIRVVGIIPTDANDVNVMIDEVKRLIDGGVKAVYLQADIPPGGVSPAHSSMDPLWRLLEENDVAMTLHIGTEFFFLDPRWTFAETFQDLFQSPEIPNTNIGMFATCHMAIDNYLSAMVLGGVFERFPRLRMGLFEVGAHWVGPAARRMDMYCKVFPGAAAAKLPMKPSEYVARNVRVSPFNFEPVDRYIQDDPELADVFCYSTDYPHVEGTKDSMNNMLAKVEPLGEEITTKFFRTNAEWLLP; encoded by the coding sequence ATGAAGCTCCTTGCCCACGACGTTGACGCCCACGAGATGATCCCGAGCACGCGACTCGGTGACTACTTCGGCCAGGCCGGCCGCATCATGGGCGCAGTTTTCGAGGCCGCCGACCGGCTGCGTCCCGATCCCACTGACACCAACATGCACGTCGAGGTCGACGACACCATGGAGATCACCGACGAAAACGTTTGGAAGGTCAAGGGGCCCAAGGCTCCCAGTGCCATTGACCTGAACCGGCGGGTCGAGGTGCTCGATGCCATGGGTATCGAAAAGCAGTTGGTGTTCCCGACCACCGCGATCGCGGCGATGATGGTCGGCGGCATGACGGACTTCGGCTTCGAGCAGCGGTTCGGGAACGACACCTCGATGTTCGAGGGCATCACCCGGCCCGAATTCGCCGCCATGTTCGTCCGGGCGTACAACGACTGGGCCATCGAGAATGCCACCCTGCACGACGGTCGGATTCGCGTCGTCGGGATCATCCCGACCGACGCCAACGACGTGAATGTCATGATCGACGAGGTCAAGCGGCTCATCGACGGCGGCGTCAAGGCCGTCTATCTGCAGGCCGACATTCCGCCCGGTGGCGTATCGCCGGCGCACTCCAGCATGGATCCGCTGTGGCGGTTGCTGGAGGAAAACGACGTCGCCATGACGCTCCACATCGGCACCGAGTTCTTCTTCCTGGACCCGCGCTGGACGTTCGCCGAGACTTTCCAGGATCTGTTCCAGTCCCCGGAGATCCCGAACACCAACATCGGTATGTTCGCCACCTGCCACATGGCCATCGACAACTACTTGTCTGCCATGGTCCTCGGCGGAGTGTTCGAACGGTTCCCCCGGCTGCGCATGGGGCTCTTCGAGGTCGGCGCACACTGGGTTGGCCCGGCCGCTCGGCGAATGGACATGTACTGCAAGGTATTCCCCGGCGCTGCCGCAGCCAAGCTCCCGATGAAGCCGTCGGAGTATGTGGCCCGCAACGTGCGGGTTTCGCCGTTCAACTTCGAGCCCGTCGACCGCTACATCCAGGACGATCCGGAACTGGCCGACGTGTTCTGTTACTCGACCGACTACCCGCACGTCGAGGGCACCAAGGATTCGATGAACAACATGCTGGCCAAGGTCGAGCCGCTGGGCGAGGAGATCACGACCAAGTTCTTCCGGACGAATGCAGAGTGGCTCTTGCCGTGA